Proteins found in one Paenibacillus wynnii genomic segment:
- the dapA gene encoding 4-hydroxy-tetrahydrodipicolinate synthase, translating to MDFGRLITAMVTPFDKAGEINWEETSRLVDYLVEEQKTEGLVVCGTTGESPTLTDDEKLKLFAYVKEEARGRCKVIAGTGSNSTRHSIHLTKEAEKLGVDGALLVVPYYNKPNQEGLYQHFAGIAAETRLPLILYNVPGRTSVCMSAATTIRLAQIPNIVATKECVSVDQVTLIAAGSPQDFHVYSGDDAAALPTLAVGGHGIISVASHIVGAQMAEMISSYISGDVRKAGEIHRKLFPIFKGLFECPQPLPNPSAVKYALEMRGLKVGSVRLPLISPTEDEAAFIEALLKS from the coding sequence GTGGATTTCGGAAGATTAATTACGGCCATGGTCACCCCTTTTGACAAGGCAGGAGAAATCAACTGGGAGGAAACTTCTCGGCTTGTAGATTATTTAGTTGAGGAACAGAAAACAGAGGGTCTGGTCGTCTGCGGTACGACTGGGGAATCTCCAACCTTGACGGATGATGAGAAACTTAAATTATTCGCTTATGTAAAAGAAGAAGCACGGGGACGTTGTAAAGTTATCGCAGGAACGGGCAGTAACAGCACAAGGCACTCTATTCATCTCACCAAAGAAGCAGAGAAGCTGGGAGTGGACGGAGCGTTGCTGGTTGTTCCTTATTACAACAAGCCGAATCAGGAAGGACTGTACCAGCACTTTGCAGGTATAGCGGCGGAGACTCGTCTCCCGCTCATTCTATACAATGTCCCGGGCCGTACCAGTGTGTGCATGAGTGCCGCTACAACGATACGCTTGGCGCAAATTCCTAATATCGTTGCAACAAAGGAATGTGTGTCGGTGGATCAGGTTACCCTTATAGCTGCCGGCAGTCCCCAGGATTTTCATGTCTACTCAGGTGACGATGCTGCTGCATTGCCAACATTGGCTGTGGGAGGCCACGGGATTATCAGTGTAGCCAGTCATATTGTCGGAGCTCAGATGGCGGAGATGATCAGTTCCTATATTTCCGGTGATGTTCGGAAAGCCGGGGAAATTCACCGCAAGCTGTTCCCTATTTTCAAAGGGTTGTTCGAATGTCCGCAACCGCTGCCGAACCCCTCAGCTGTTAAATACGCCTTAGAGATGCGCGGCTTGAAGGTTGGTTCCGTAAGACTTCCCTTAATTTCCCCAACTGAAGATGAAGCAGCGTTTATAGAAGCACTTTTGAAATCATAG
- a CDS encoding ribonuclease J, whose product MSKKTNNDKLTIFALGGVGEIGKNMYVIQYGADIVVVDSGLKFPEEDMLGIDIVIPDISYLTENRDKVRGIVLTHGHEDHIGGLPYVLKNLNVPVYGTRLTLGLVENKLKEANLLGDTKRILIHEDSEIQLGTSLKATFFRTNHSIPDSVGVCIETPEGNVVHTGDFKFDHTPVNGQFANLHRMAEIGTKGVLALLSDSTNAEKPGFTPSEKNVGIVLEDIFRKAEQRVVVATFASNVHRIQQVVNAAESTGRKITVIGRSMVNVVSIASELGYLNVPEGMLIEPEEMNRMAANRVVVLCTGSQGEPMSALTRMARSSHRKVDIMPGDTVIIAATPVPGNEKYVGRTIDELFRLGANVIYSGSNSGVHVSGHGSQEELKLMLNLMKPKYFIPIHGEYRMQRKHALLAESVGVEPSNIFITELGEVIEISNGAARRAGKVTAGNVLIDGLGVGDVGNIVLRDRKLLSQDGILVVVVTLSKQNGAIVSGPDIISRGFVYVRESEGLLDEANRIVSGTLQRLMSEKVNEWASLKTSVKDSLGRFLYEQTRRRPMILPIIMEV is encoded by the coding sequence TTGTCCAAAAAAACAAACAACGATAAACTGACGATATTCGCTTTGGGCGGAGTCGGCGAAATCGGGAAGAACATGTACGTTATTCAATATGGAGCGGATATTGTAGTCGTGGATTCAGGACTTAAATTCCCTGAAGAGGATATGCTCGGTATTGATATCGTTATTCCTGACATTTCGTATTTGACGGAAAATCGCGATAAGGTAAGAGGCATCGTGCTTACGCATGGACATGAAGACCACATTGGCGGTCTGCCTTACGTCTTGAAGAATTTGAATGTTCCAGTATACGGAACAAGATTAACTTTAGGTCTTGTGGAAAACAAGCTGAAGGAAGCGAATTTGCTTGGAGATACCAAACGGATTTTGATTCATGAGGATTCGGAAATTCAACTGGGAACTTCTCTAAAAGCTACGTTCTTCAGAACGAATCACAGTATTCCTGACTCTGTCGGAGTATGTATCGAAACTCCTGAAGGCAACGTAGTCCATACGGGCGACTTCAAATTTGACCATACCCCAGTTAATGGCCAATTTGCAAACCTGCACCGTATGGCTGAAATCGGCACAAAAGGTGTACTCGCACTTTTGTCTGACAGCACCAACGCTGAGAAGCCAGGCTTCACACCATCAGAAAAAAATGTAGGAATTGTCCTCGAGGATATATTCCGCAAGGCTGAACAACGTGTCGTTGTAGCGACCTTCGCATCCAACGTGCACCGTATTCAGCAAGTAGTAAATGCTGCTGAATCAACAGGCCGCAAGATTACAGTTATCGGCCGCAGCATGGTTAATGTTGTGTCCATTGCTTCCGAGCTAGGCTATCTGAATGTACCGGAAGGTATGTTGATTGAGCCAGAAGAAATGAACAGAATGGCGGCAAACCGTGTAGTCGTTCTTTGCACAGGCAGTCAAGGCGAGCCAATGTCTGCATTGACACGTATGGCACGCTCCAGCCACCGTAAAGTTGATATTATGCCGGGAGACACTGTTATTATTGCAGCAACTCCAGTACCGGGTAATGAGAAATATGTAGGCCGTACGATTGATGAATTGTTCCGTTTGGGCGCCAACGTTATCTATAGTGGATCCAATTCCGGCGTTCACGTCTCCGGTCATGGTAGCCAGGAAGAATTGAAGCTGATGCTTAACCTGATGAAACCTAAATATTTCATTCCAATTCACGGTGAATACCGGATGCAGCGCAAGCATGCATTATTGGCGGAATCCGTTGGTGTGGAACCAAGCAACATATTCATTACTGAGCTTGGCGAAGTCATTGAAATTTCGAATGGTGCTGCACGCAGAGCTGGTAAGGTTACTGCAGGTAATGTACTTATTGACGGCTTGGGTGTTGGTGATGTGGGTAACATCGTACTGCGTGACCGTAAACTTTTGTCCCAAGATGGTATTCTCGTTGTCGTGGTAACCTTAAGCAAGCAGAACGGAGCCATCGTTTCAGGACCAGACATTATTTCTCGTGGATTTGTATATGTACGTGAGTCCGAAGGACTTCTGGACGAAGCGAACCGTATTGTCTCCGGTACACTTCAACGTCTTATGAGCGAGAAAGTGAACGAATGGGCATCCCTCAAAACAAGTGTGAAAGATTCACTGGGCCGATTCTTGTATGAACAAACTCGTCGCAGACCGATGATTTTGCCGATTATTATGGAAGTATAA